AGAGCTTCAGGAGATGGACCTCAGGATCAGGGCGCTCACGGAAAAACGGAAGCGCTTTCCGGAAGTACTGGCATCATTCGAGCACCGGCGAACACAGAATAAGGAGGAACTGGACAGGACCCGGGAGGGGCTCCAGGCCGCGCAGAAGAACAAACGGGACCGGGATCAGGACCTCGAGGCCGGCAGCCAGAAGGTTGAAAAGCTCAAGACGCGCTCGTCGGAGATCAAGACCAACAAGGAGTATCAGGCCATGCTGAAGGAGATCGAGGCGGCCGAGAAGGAGAACAAGGCAATCGAGGATGAGATCCTCGTGCTCATGGAAAAGATCGACGCGGCGGCTTCGGCGATCACTTCGGCCGAGACCCGGTCCCGGGAAGAGGAAGCCGCGATCGCCGCGGAACAGAAGGAGCAGGAAGCGGCCTTTGCCGGCGTCGAAGAGGAATTGAAGGCGGCGCTCCAGCAGCGCCAGGAATCGGCCGCGCTCATCGACCAGCGCCTCGTCGCGCAGTACCAGAAGCTGCTCGTATCCAAGGCGGGCATGGCCCTGGCGGAGGCGCGGGGAGAGGCATGCTCCGGCTGCTATATGAGCATCCCCCCGCAGGTGTTCGTTAATGTCAAGAAGAATGAGAGCGTGATCACCTGCCCCCACTGTGGAAGGATCTTGTACTATAAAGGATGAGGTGAACGTGACCGGAGTCAACCAGCAGGGGCCGGAGCTGACCATCTACAGTGACGGCGCGTCACGCAATAATCCCGGAGAGGCCGGCGCCGGCATCTACATCCTGCAGGACGGCGCGCCGCGGGAGGGGATCGCCCGGTACCTCGGCCGGACGACGAACAACATTGCCGAGTATACGGCGGCCATCATCGGGTTGGAATATGCGGTCCGGCAGGGGGCATCGAAGGTGCGCCTGCTCGCGGATTCCGAGCTCCTCGTGAAGCAGCTGAACGGCCAGTACCGGGTGAAGAACGAGGGACTGAAGCCGCTGTTTCTCAAGGTCAAGAAGCTGATTGAGCAGATCGGCAGCGTTGAGGTACAATACATACCGCGCGAGATGAACAGGGAAGCTGACGCCCTGGCCAACCGGGCTATTGACGAAAAAAATGAAAATTGAAAAGTAAGGCATTGAAGTTTCGAAACCGGAAATTCACGGCGTATCATTTTTCATTTTTCAATTGTTCTTTGATTTCAGAGCGGGTCAGGTGATCGCTCCCCGGCAACGGGGGGAGGAAAGTCCGAGCTCCGCAGGGCAAGGCGGTCCCGAAACG
This genomic interval from Nitrospirota bacterium contains the following:
- a CDS encoding C4-type zinc ribbon domain-containing protein, which encodes MEQQLGMLIELQEMDLRIRALTEKRKRFPEVLASFEHRRTQNKEELDRTREGLQAAQKNKRDRDQDLEAGSQKVEKLKTRSSEIKTNKEYQAMLKEIEAAEKENKAIEDEILVLMEKIDAAASAITSAETRSREEEAAIAAEQKEQEAAFAGVEEELKAALQQRQESAALIDQRLVAQYQKLLVSKAGMALAEARGEACSGCYMSIPPQVFVNVKKNESVITCPHCGRILYYKG
- a CDS encoding ribonuclease HI family protein, giving the protein MTGVNQQGPELTIYSDGASRNNPGEAGAGIYILQDGAPREGIARYLGRTTNNIAEYTAAIIGLEYAVRQGASKVRLLADSELLVKQLNGQYRVKNEGLKPLFLKVKKLIEQIGSVEVQYIPREMNREADALANRAIDEKNEN